CTATGGCAGAGGCAGGGAAGAAGAGGGCAGGTGGAGTGAATGCCGTGGCATCGATGGATCGGTCGCCCGTTGCCCTCTGCCGGTCGCCATCGGTCGTCGACGCCGGAAGCCAGCCGTAGGCGTGTGCCATTAATGGCAGTGGGGTGGGATCCTGCGAGGCGACGCGTGCGCCAGCGGGAAATGCTTTTGAAGCTCCGTTGCCATGTTTGGTGCGAATTTGGTTTCTTTACCTCCGTGTCAGATCAGAATGTTGGTTGATCTGAGATGAGTGAGAACCATCGATTGATTGTTGAGGTGGGCGAGCCAACTTCTTCGAATGTTTGTGATGTTCAGGTTATCTATATTGTATACTCTGCTATGGTAAATACAGCCCATTTACACGTCGCAAGCTTATTCAGTGATGAATCTAAAAGGGACTGTCTTGCTTGTGAGATCAATCCGTTGTTCCAGTAGCGATCAATGCGCGTTCTGAATGCAAGTTAATGACGCCCGGTGCATTGAGCCAGGGTTAATGGTGCACTGAGCGTAAAGTTAATGCCGCAGCGCTGCTGTTTCTCGTAATTTTCTCGTAATTTTGCATAATCAACGAAGGGGTGTCATGTCCTTAAAGACTCACCGCACGGCCCCTACATAAGTGCGCAGGGAGACACCGAATCAAGTCCGCAGGCCGCACCCCAGTACGATGTAGTTAAGCCCTGTAGTATCCTGCTGCATAAAGCTATCATTACCGCGACTGATTCCCTGTTAACGTCTGTGCACAGAGTGGCAGTTAGTATTAATTAAGCTCGCTGCTGCCAATGCCTTTTTGAGGATTCCGACACTGGTCGGCCGGCCGGCGGCGGTTAATTACCTCTGCACACAAAGCAAAATAAATGCTGcggtaaggctggtcatagtggggagtaacttatactagtgtcatgcatatgacactaatctaagttactactttcatagtgcaaagtaacatagtagcttgtagactcatcttgtcttgaaaaacgctatgttacagtaacatattatgttaccacttctcattaactactagggtttagggtttaggcaAAAATTTCTCGAAGTGcgttatgttacttgctaagttactcccactatgaccagatCGCTCGCGTGCTCGCAAAGGAATCGGAATTCAAAACGAGCAGTGAATGCTCTTCTCGTTTTGTCGTGCTGGAGTACAACCTAGGCCAGGGGATGCATCGCGGATCAGGGCACATTGGGCACGTGGGTGGAGCACGGCTGTTTCTTTCTTCCAGCGGAGAGTGGACGCACCCCGACTGGTGGTCACGCTGAAGAAAAGTTAACCTCAATTAGTGGCCAATACTACCGCTCTGCCAAAGGCCCATACTATTATTACTATGATGATTGACGCTGAAAGGCTGCTAGTAGGACACTGATGAGATCAACGTCTCGTGCGTGCAAATGCCGTGCTTATCTATCTGGACACATTCCTCGGCCGAGCAAAGATTTTACAGAAACGGGCAAGCTCACGTTTCACCTCGGCTCGCGCGATTCTGACGGGCTAGGCCGGGCAGTGCCGTCGGGCTAGCCCTACTAGAGTGAGTTAATGTGGTCAGGGCGCAGGTGAATGCAGGTCAAAGCTAGCCGTAGAGCCCGTGGCCGAGCCGCGATCCGTGGCCGGGTGATTTTGACCGTGATCGCGCTTGTTTTGGCGGTCGTTGTGCACATGGATGCGGATGCAATGAAGGGTGTGCCCGTGCCACTCCGGGCTACAAGGCCCGTCACATCGTTTCGTGCTGCTTACTTGTTGCGTGGTACTGCAGATTCCTCGGAAATTCCAGCCATCATTCTGGAGCATTTCAGCTAGCAGTGTCATGTCAAGAGCAGTAGCACAGTAACACCTCGAAAGTCCTATTCTGATCTCTCAAGCTCAAATACACCCTAATAAAGTAATAAACACTAAAATAGAAAAAATAGTAAAACAATTCAAAATTTTCTGAACTTTTTGGTAAGGGTTGACAAATGTTTTGTATGCTTGCTAAATTTCACCAATGACATTCGTGGAAGCGTGACAAAAAAAAGCAAAATCAACAGTCCAAAATATTTTCAAAAGTAGAATTTTTGGAACATCAATTTTGTTCTTTTCGCCACGAGTTCACGAATGTCATTTCGCGCTGAAATTTTGCAAGCATACAGAATATTTGTGaaagtttataaaaaaaatcagaattttgtaAATGTTTTTACCATTTATTCCGATTTTTCTATTCATCAgggagcatttgagctcgggagcagataCTCCACGTCCAGTGACACCTGAGTATCAGATGTTTCGAATAAACTTTTGAATGGAAAGAGAGAAAATTCTaaccactttttttttcttttctaacaTGAAGTTTTGATAAGTTTCACCTTAGTTAACGGAAACTCTCTTTCATTCCTTATACGGTTATACCCCTTTTAATATTTGTCCATGTTCTGTGAGGTGGGCCCACCAACGAGCAGTGGCGATGCCAAATCAGGTGCAACTTTTCTCCCCATGCGCCAAAGCTGATCCACACCACACCCCGtccagatctctctctctctctctctctctctctctctctctctctctctctctctctctctctctctctccatgagTTCAGAATTTGGAAACGAAAGACAACAGTGACAAATCGCTATCTCTCAGTCCTCCTTGTTGGCCCCATCCATAACAAAGGTCTGGATAGAAAATCAAACTTTCAAAAATCATTTATATTTATTGGTACACATTTGCGACGAACAAATATAGGAAAGAGTGAAATGGGAAATTGGAGCCCAGGATGACACATTACAAGCTACTTATCTCGACATGCCAACCTAGGTGGGACATTCACAAACTAGTTGCTTCAGTTTTCTCACTAGTCGAACATGGAAAAGACTTGATGGTTATAGTGGTATACGCCATTATCAAGAGCCGGGAAAGAAGTTCTGTTAAAAAAAGTCGCACATGAAATCCCAACATATGTAATGAGTTGGTTTCTGCTTCCCATTGGTGTTTGTGAAAAGATAAGAAGATACAATTTTCAAAATTCTGGTGGGGCATAGAAGATGGGAGAAGAAAACTACATTGGAGACCATGGAAGTGGCTATCCTCATCAGAGTTTCTAGGAGGCATGAGTTTCAGGAACATCTCAATTTTTAATCAAGCCATGCTGGGGAAGCAATGTTAGTGCCTTTTAACTGAAGCCAACTCTTTGTGTGCGTGTGttagtgttggctgtgtgcatctttgTTATGCAGAGGCTGGGTGTGTACTCACTATAATTGTATCCCTCGATGCTATATCTTGAGTCAATAAAGaacaccctttgtcgaaaaaactGAAGCCAACTCTTTGTGTGCTTGACTTTAAAAGGGTATATGCTATCCTGATGGTTTTTTTGGACTGCGAAGTGCCCGACATCATCTTCTTACACATAATGTAGTCTAATGTATGGGAAACAACTGACGCAAAACAGCCTACAGTGGGGTGTAGGAGACGGCAAACTATACATATATATGGGGACAATTGAATTCCATATGTGATTCTCGAAACTCTGCAACCAATGAGTGAAAATCAATTAGTGTGTTCCTTGATTACCGTGGGGGAACAACAATGGAACGAGTTAGACCTCCCCtaatgcaaaggtgcttagatgaggtgctaagtataTTAAAtgccttagcaactcaagtcctcAATGCAAAGGTGCTAAGCGTCATGCATTTAATTCGTTGTAGACTCAGAATTATGCTTCcatctaggtacacgtgcttagcaccgtttcttcctggggcaTCATACTACTCTCTCTCTTCTTAACTAGTATGCCACATCATGTTTTTTGCTTAGTTGGcaaccttagcacctgtacaacGTGGAGCATTGGGAAGGGCCTTAGTCATCAGAAATAAATTCCCAAAGGACACAATGGTGAAAATCCTGAGCATTCCTTTAAGCATAGAAGCTTCTAGATATTTTGCCTCATGGCCCCACACAAAGAATGGCATCTACCTTGTCAAATCTATAATCAGGTAGACCGATGAATTTCTAGAGAGAGCAAAGCGAAGATGGCAAAGGCTCGACATCCAAACAGAAACCATTGGAGGAAATTTTGGGCAATCTTGTTTCCTAATAAAATGAAAATAATATTATGGAGGCTGGCTTATGATTGTCTCCCCAGAGGCTATCAACTTCTGGTAAGATCGATACCTACTAGGTATAGTTGTTACTTTTGCAATAGGGAGGAAACTGTTGAACATTATTTTTTTGGCATTGTCACCATGTTAAAGAAATATTGGAAAGACTTTAAAAGGATTATGGAATTTGCGTGAAGCTGAAAAGCTTTACCCATATTAGGCAATGAATATTTTCGTGTATGataaatgctactccctccattccacaatgtagtgcttcctctatcctcgTGCTTCaagtttgaccgtaaatttaactatcaagaccgatcgcggcgggagcaaaaattatatcagtgaattcgtatttgaaagaagttttcaattatatatttttttctcccgccgcagttggtctcgttggttaaatttatggtcaaagttggacctcggaaagcatgggcgcactatattttgaaatggagggagtactgattTTCATGCCATGATTTTTGTCGTGATAATTTAGCATATCTGGGAGCATGGAAATGCCTATCATAACGGTAAGGTCTTATTCATCCACTTCGTGTTGTGGGAAAGATCCAAGCCTGCATTGAGTTCATCAACTTGCATTTTTGCAGTTCGGCCAATTCCATCACACGCGAGTCTGTGAAGTCAAACTAAAATTGGTCTCCGTTGCCTGAAGGGTGGATGCTTGTCAACGTGGATGCAACAATCTTTTGGCAATCTAAAAGAGCGTGATTTGGCATGGTGATTCGTGGTCATTGGGGGATGGTGCAAGCGGCAAGCAGGGGCTACTTTGCTCGAATTCAAAATACTGAAGCTGCAGAAGCCGCGGCGCTACTTCAAGCCTTATTTCTTGCTGGAGACATGGTCATGCAAAGAATCATGGTGGCTTCTGACCACTTGTCaccgatcaacaagatcaaagaaTCCAAATTGGACATGTCCCCCCCCCCCCTACAGGAGCAATAGTCCATGATATCAAGAACTAGACTGCGAAGTTTATATCTTGTGATTTTATCCATGTTAATCGTTCATGTAATGTGGCAGCTCACACTCTTGGTAAGTCGACAGGGTATGATGTTAGACCATGTTGATGTAAGGAGACTCATGATGTTACCTGTACCATTAGCTGTAATGAACAAGCTTATGTATGAATAAAAGGTTGCTGCCAATTACCTAAAAAACCAAAGGAACGACAGAACCAACACATATACCTACTTCAACAGCCATGCCGTTGCCAAAGCTTCCTCCAATGCCTACAACCGTCGCTTGGGCTCCCCCTTTCAAATTCCTAATTTTGGGGAAGAGGCGGAGGCGGGAGGACAAGTGTTGTGTGGTTCGATCACAGTCGCATAACCGGCTCGGGCTTCAGCACCCTGCCCTGTCGATTTGCTGACTATGAGCATCTCCAAGACATGATGTACAATGGGGCAAGTGCCCAAAAAACTGCGTTTTAGAGCATTTGCACCCCAAAACAGTGCTCCAACAGATGTTTTGTCTCCAAATCTTGATGCAATCTTTTTATGGCAGCCCAAGAAATTGCCCCCAAGTGCTCCAACAATACTGCAGCCACATGGCTGCCGCAAATTTAGGGCAGCGGGAACCACACGGGACTACAAGAAAAACAGCTATTTTACATCACTTTGTGCCAAAAACGTTGCTCCAACCGGTGATGTATATGCAAAAACACAGCTTGAAGTATTTTAGGGCACCACTTCTACATCATCTGCTGCAACAGGAAAATGTATGGGGTCTAAAATCTTCTTTTTCCTGCCTAATTTTTATTGGGTTCTCTATTTTGCATCATCTGTTGGACATGCCATAAGACATGTCGAGGAGAAATCCCTGACCATTTTGACATCATCATGTCAGCCTCACAAGAGAGCCCACCTTGCAGAACAAGGTTAAATGTAACAAATGCAAAGAGCAGGAGAAACTTTGCTAAATAAGGTAGTTCTGAAGAGTTTTGGATCCCCGGTGTACACCTAGATGAACTGTGATTTgttaaaaaaatagcaacaaaatacaAAAGAATGGGATGTTTCTGACAAACATAGATGAATGTTTCACCGGCATGCGATGGTCAAGGAGCTGGCGTAGCACTTTCTCATGGTCACTTATCCTCCTTGAGTGTATCTTTTAATTTTCGGGCGTGTTGTGCTGTTGCCCGCAGCTGGAACCTTTTTCTCCTCTCTTATGTACCTCTACAATTCTGGTGTGTGGACCTTCGGTTTCGGTTGTCTTTGTACCGTGGTTGcggctttatctataaagcaggGCGTGAAGCCTTTTGCAATAATGTTTCACCTGCATGCGATGTTTCGTGAAGAAAAACATCTGTAATGTTCTGAGGAAAAAAAAAGCTTCAAGAAGACTATTCTTTGAAGCTTGAATTTTTTTTGCCCAGATGTCTACGAATGTCATTTCATCATGAAAATATACACGCTGGTAGAAAATTAAGCAATGTTTGTTGTAAAAAATAAAAAGGTTTTCAATGTTTTGCTACAtttttggatttgtttttcatatcAGGAGTATTTGAGCTCTGTTAGGATGATACTTTCGagttttgaatatttttcttaaaatgGGATATAACTTTATCTTACGGGGGAGTTTATTCTAGAATAGAACTGACATAGTTAGATCAAGTCACGTTTGAGAGAAGAGAAAATCTTACCATCTTTATTGTTCTCTGAATCGAACTTGCAAAATGATCACACGTTTATTTCAGAACTAAAGCAGCACGCTTTGCTTAATGCGTCGGTATACCGTATACATACTGTTGGGTCGTCTAAAAAATGTTCGTGGTATCTACAAGAAAAGGCAATAAACATATACTCGTACTTCTGTAAAGCTAGCATGGAATCATCGGTCACAGATTTCACGGTGCTGCGTGCGCGGTGCGCCGCGCCATGGATCATTTGCCGAAGCTCATGTCGTAGGGCCTGTCGACCTCGAGCATGGGCGAGGGCGTCATCATCCAGTAGCCCGCCGGCGACCTCATCATCTCCATGGTGGCGGTGTCCGAGGAGGCGGCGTCCCTGTCCCCGTTGAGGTTCTTCCGGTCGAGGAACGCCGGCTTGGCGGGCGCCGGGATGGACTGGTCGGTCTTCATGGTGAGCATGCGCACCACCTCCGACATGGCCGGCCTCGAGTTCGGGTACGGCTGCACGCAGAGCAGCGCGATCTGGCACACCTGCATCACCTCCTTCTCCTCGAACCCCTCGCCGCCCTGCACCCTGCCGTCCACCAGCTCCAGGATCTTGGACTGCTCGTACAGCCTCCATGCCTGAATGTAAAAAACATAAAAAGTTCAGAGCAGAGTAGGAGGAGTGCGATTCTTCAGTCCGGTTCTTCAGAGAGTGGCAGTTCAGTGTACGTGTTCGGGCAGGTACTGCATTTCGTTGGGGAGGTTGAGGTCGGTGTTCTTCCGGCTGCTGATGATCTCCAGCACCAGCACGCCGAAGCTGTACGTGTCGGCCTTCACCGTGAGCTCCCCTCTGATGGCGTACTCCGGCGCCGTGTACCCCCTGACAAGTGACAACACCGTAGGAGCAGCGCGTCAAGAACCGTTTCGTCGTCAGGCGATCAGAGGTAGGTGACTCGACGGTGATGTTGATCACCGGTTGGCTAAGCTTACAGCGTGCCGGCGAAGGCGGTGCTGAGGTAGGTCTGGTCCTCGGGGAAGAAGCGGGCGAGGCCGAAGTCGCTGATCTTGGGCTGGAACTTGTCGTCGAGGAGGATGTTGCTGGCCTTGATGTCGCGGTGGACGATGCGCAGGTTGGACTCCTCGTGCAGGTACTGCAGGCCGCGGCCGATGCCGATGATGATCTGGTGCCGGGTGCGCCAGTCCAGGGACGGCGGCGTCGGCGCCGGCGCGTCGGCCGCCGCGAAGAGGATCTTGTCGAGGCTCTTGTTCTTCATGTACTCGTAGACGAGCAGGCGCTCCGTGCCCTCGGAGCAGCAGCCGACGAGGCGGACCAGGTTCTTGTGCTGGATGCTGGTGATCATGTtcacctccatgaagaactccgactCGCCCTGCCCCGACTTGCCCACGCTCAGCTGCTTCACCGCCACTTTCCGGCCGTCGTCCAGCTTCCCCTGCACAACATCAAAATTCAGAACACCTCTGTTCAGTTGTGCTACTACAAATTGAACTGAACACTATCTTGCTAAGATTGCTGGGATTGAAATGGAATTGTACCAGATAAACAGGGCCGAATCCTCCCCTCCCCAGCTGGTTTTTCTGGTGGAAATCCTTGGTGGCCTTCTTGAGCGTCACGTAGTCGAAGTAGGTGATGGTACGCAGGTTGCCGCTCATGTTGCCGCTGAAGTACTCCGGCACCTCTGTTGATTACGGGCACAAACATAATTGCATGGCTTAGCACACCATTTCTTATGAGACTTCTGGTTTCGTATTAATCTGCTGCATGATCAATTGAGAAATGGCAACACGTTCACCTGAAGGACATCTCCTGGGCCTGAGCAGTCTCCTCATGATGCCCGGTCCGAGGAACCTCCAGCAGATGCCGAGCAGGATGACGATGACTATGACGAGGGAGATGATCAGGATGAGGAAGATTGAACTGGTGTCTCGGGCTGCCATTGCTGCCGtctgcccgtccctgcatattcgTATGCAGGCATATGCATCAACAATGTCAGAATCTGAAGTCTGAACATTGGTTTTCTTGAAGTAATTTTGCCAATTGTTGAACAGCAATCACAAATCAACTCGGCCCAGCCACGCTAACATAATGCTGGGGTGTAATTCGGAG
The window above is part of the Triticum aestivum cultivar Chinese Spring chromosome 2A, IWGSC CS RefSeq v2.1, whole genome shotgun sequence genome. Proteins encoded here:
- the LOC123191943 gene encoding cold-responsive protein kinase 1, whose translation is MQSPEERRTMKEPRRSVASSARNGAAVALRPRSSEALQSSHGDEAAVPAMDSREKEEGGATEREGGSAAVAPYTKRGARVHAASAPEEATGKGDCSSSFAKDLSSEGRADGSNGSPRHQFNLPHPDHLPRHSHRHPARHLLEVPRTGHHEETAQAQEMSFSGNMSGNLRTITYFDYVTLKKATKDFHQKNQLGRGGFGPVYLGKLDDGRKVAVKQLSVGKSGQGESEFFMEVNMITSIQHKNLVRLVGCCSEGTERLLVYEYMKNKSLDKILFAAADAPAPTPPSLDWRTRHQIIIGIGRGLQYLHEESNLRIVHRDIKASNILLDDKFQPKISDFGLARFFPEDQTYLSTAFAGTLGYTAPEYAIRGELTVKADTYSFGVLVLEIISSRKNTDLNLPNEMQYLPEHAWRLYEQSKILELVDGRVQGGEGFEEKEVMQVCQIALLCVQPYPNSRPAMSEVVRMLTMKTDQSIPAPAKPAFLDRKNLNGDRDAASSDTATMEMMRSPAGYWMMTPSPMLEVDRPYDMSFGK